In the genome of Flexistipes sinusarabici DSM 4947, one region contains:
- the tatC gene encoding twin-arginine translocase subunit TatC: MAGIDDKIPLTAHLEELRSRIIKIVILLVIIFSFCYWQSEFLLEFVTKPVVKHLPPDSSMAMLKLTEGFFTELKLSLMAAVFFGMPYILYQLWKFVAPGLYAHEKKYVVSFVIVSSLLFFLGAAFAYYIVFPFGFKFFLNYAKGDVIASLSLQWYLSFVVRLILGFGIIFELPVFVLFLSKMGLITADFMKKNRRYAIVILFIAAAIFTPPDVFTQMMMAGPLILLYEISVFVAKIFGRKSDLNEEDIYE; the protein is encoded by the coding sequence ATGGCGGGAATCGATGATAAAATACCTCTTACTGCCCATCTTGAAGAACTCCGTTCCAGAATAATAAAAATAGTTATACTGCTGGTCATTATTTTTTCCTTCTGCTATTGGCAGAGTGAGTTTTTACTGGAATTTGTCACAAAACCTGTTGTTAAACATCTGCCACCTGATTCAAGCATGGCGATGCTCAAGCTTACCGAAGGTTTTTTTACGGAATTAAAACTGTCACTGATGGCGGCGGTTTTTTTCGGTATGCCATATATTCTTTATCAGCTGTGGAAGTTTGTTGCTCCCGGTTTGTATGCACACGAAAAAAAATATGTGGTTAGTTTTGTTATTGTATCATCACTCTTGTTTTTTCTGGGTGCTGCTTTTGCTTATTATATAGTTTTTCCTTTTGGTTTTAAATTTTTCCTTAACTATGCCAAAGGTGATGTTATCGCATCGCTTTCGCTGCAGTGGTATCTCTCCTTTGTAGTTCGTCTTATACTGGGATTCGGAATTATCTTTGAACTGCCTGTTTTTGTTCTGTTTTTATCAAAAATGGGCCTTATAACGGCTGATTTTATGAAAAAAAACAGACGCTATGCAATTGTTATACTGTTCATCGCTGCGGCGATTTTTACGCCGCCGGATGTTTTCACTCAGATGATGATGGCAGGACCCCTTATACTACTTTATGAAATAAGTGTTTTTGTTGCCAAAATATTCGGCAGAAAAAGCGATTTGAATGAGGAAGATATATATGAGTAA
- the moaA gene encoding GTP 3',8-cyclase MoaA, whose product MSKDLKDKFGRSYKYLRISVTDRCNFKCKYCIPNDNFQYLSHNKILSYEEMLLAVEAFSQLGVNKVRITGGEPLVRKNISFFLKKVKDITGIREVTLTTNGSFLHKFAKDIHEAGINRINVSLDSLREDRYSYITGGFDLKTIINGINIAKEEGIKPIKVNTVVIRGFNDDEIIDFCDFASDNDIVVRFIEFMPIGNSAGWHKDNIITGKEIIDIVSKKYNLEKVQKKTLDGPAKNFKLSGGGMIGVITPISQHFCSECDKIRLTADGKIRPCLLSDDEVDVREVIRNGGIEDIKNKIRESLNIKQEEHHLSNRSCRDLYKRTMSKIGG is encoded by the coding sequence ATGAGTAAAGATCTTAAGGATAAGTTCGGACGGAGCTATAAATATCTACGCATATCTGTCACCGACCGATGCAATTTCAAATGCAAATACTGCATTCCTAACGACAATTTTCAGTATCTATCACATAACAAGATACTCAGCTATGAAGAAATGCTTCTGGCTGTCGAGGCTTTCTCCCAGCTGGGAGTCAATAAGGTAAGGATAACAGGAGGGGAGCCTCTTGTCAGAAAAAACATTTCGTTCTTTCTGAAAAAAGTGAAGGATATTACCGGTATCAGGGAAGTTACTCTTACAACAAACGGTTCATTTTTGCACAAATTTGCTAAGGATATACATGAAGCTGGAATCAACCGCATTAATGTAAGTCTTGATTCTCTTCGTGAAGACAGGTACTCCTATATTACCGGGGGTTTTGACCTTAAAACAATTATAAACGGCATTAATATTGCAAAAGAAGAAGGTATAAAGCCCATTAAAGTTAATACTGTCGTTATTCGCGGCTTTAATGATGATGAAATAATAGATTTCTGTGATTTTGCCTCCGATAATGATATTGTTGTCCGCTTCATAGAGTTTATGCCCATCGGAAATTCAGCGGGATGGCACAAGGATAATATTATTACAGGTAAAGAGATAATTGACATAGTATCAAAAAAATACAATCTGGAAAAGGTTCAGAAAAAAACTTTGGATGGCCCCGCTAAGAATTTCAAACTTTCCGGAGGCGGCATGATTGGGGTGATAACACCGATATCGCAGCATTTTTGTTCTGAATGTGACAAAATAAGACTCACTGCAGACGGTAAAATAAGACCCTGTCTTTTATCAGACGATGAGGTGGATGTAAGGGAAGTAATCAGAAACGGTGGTATTGAGGATATAAAAAATAAAATCAGGGAGAGTCTTAATATTAAACAGGAAGAACATCATTTGAGCAACAGAAGCTGCAGAGATCTCTATAAAAGAACGATGTCCAAGATAGGGGGTTGA
- the larA gene encoding nickel-dependent lactate racemase: MKYGKETIYFNSDSNIEMLDRDFSEPVLNSRDIFYKINSSPHYSEGIDEILQKASSVLIILPDITRKSGACFFLKELIDRIESYGKTFSFIFAVGTHRPLTVDEKREILTDEVYEKYSQHIIDHDPDDTESMTYYGKTKHTTPVLLNNAYFDHDTIIPIASVSYHYFAGFGGARKMILPGIASRKSAVNNHKLALDERAKKRHPYACTGNLKQNPVHDDIVEAVMIARAGKNFFAINTILNENGEIVDVEGGDLFISHIKACERLKELTKVEVSDKYDLVICSCGGFPKDINMIQAQKSIDRVKSIVRDGGKIIFFAECKDGYGNETFENFFDYTSTSEMAEKLFDEYRINRQTAFNLRNITEQFDCYLYSRLDEEDCKRMGFRKINDTGKINELLKESEKGAFVPNASLVYFENGIQQ, encoded by the coding sequence ATCAAATATGGCAAAGAAACCATCTATTTTAACAGTGATAGTAATATTGAAATGCTGGACAGAGATTTTAGTGAACCAGTCTTAAACAGCCGGGATATTTTTTATAAAATTAACTCAAGTCCACATTACAGCGAAGGAATAGATGAAATTTTACAAAAGGCATCTTCGGTTTTAATAATATTACCCGATATAACAAGAAAATCAGGAGCATGCTTTTTTCTGAAAGAGCTTATCGACAGAATTGAGTCATATGGAAAAACATTTTCTTTTATATTTGCTGTGGGTACTCACAGACCACTTACCGTTGACGAAAAAAGGGAAATTTTAACGGATGAAGTATACGAAAAATATTCACAACATATTATAGATCACGATCCGGATGATACTGAAAGTATGACATATTATGGTAAGACGAAACACACCACCCCTGTACTTCTGAATAATGCATATTTTGATCACGATACAATAATTCCAATCGCTTCGGTAAGCTACCACTATTTTGCAGGTTTTGGAGGAGCAAGGAAGATGATTCTGCCCGGGATAGCTTCCCGCAAAAGTGCAGTGAACAACCATAAACTGGCTCTGGATGAAAGGGCAAAGAAAAGACACCCATATGCCTGTACCGGTAACTTAAAACAAAACCCTGTTCATGATGATATTGTTGAGGCAGTTATGATTGCAAGGGCGGGGAAAAACTTTTTTGCCATAAATACGATTTTGAATGAAAATGGTGAGATTGTGGATGTGGAAGGCGGTGATCTGTTTATCTCGCATATAAAAGCCTGTGAGCGTTTAAAGGAGTTAACAAAGGTTGAAGTGTCTGACAAATACGATCTTGTTATATGTTCCTGTGGAGGTTTTCCTAAAGATATAAATATGATACAGGCTCAGAAATCGATAGACAGGGTTAAAAGTATTGTACGAGATGGCGGGAAAATTATTTTCTTTGCTGAATGCAAAGACGGTTATGGTAATGAAACATTTGAAAATTTTTTTGATTATACTTCCACATCAGAAATGGCTGAGAAGCTTTTTGATGAATACAGAATAAACCGGCAGACTGCTTTTAATCTCCGAAATATTACAGAACAATTTGACTGCTATCTGTATTCCCGTCTTGATGAAGAAGACTGTAAACGCATGGGATTCAGAAAAATAAATGACACCGGTAAAATTAATGAACTGTTAAAAGAGAGCGAAAAGGGCGCATTTGTGCCCAATGCCTCACTGGTTTATTTTGAAAACGGAATACAACAGTGA
- a CDS encoding IS5 family transposase, which yields MYYLLKTKGVVMEKYIEPTVLDSMLDFKANDSTYLDKINSLIDWKKVKSILDKKYRWTKNTSGSRAYSPLLLFKILLVQSWEKLSDPQAEFALKDRLSVIRFVGVSVSGEVPDHSTISRFRSRLLELEIFDELFSEINRQLSELNLIVKSRKEAIIDATLVESSCRPRKVVNDIAEDRHEGDDDNDSSCGGSGGNNESNISYSKDTDASWLKKGNRAYYGYKQFFCVNSDGYILGEMVKSARESEVRNLAPLLQKLNLPKGTAIYADKGYSSESNRKDISGTYADMIMYKAARNKPLTGFQKFHNKAVSKVRYVVEQAIGLIKLHFGYTRSRFIGIDKVRLELSIHCMAYNLRKGALRMI from the coding sequence ATGTATTATTTATTAAAGACAAAAGGAGTTGTTATGGAAAAGTACATAGAACCCACAGTATTAGATTCAATGTTAGACTTTAAAGCTAATGATTCGACTTATCTTGATAAGATAAATTCACTTATAGACTGGAAGAAAGTAAAATCAATCCTTGATAAGAAATACAGATGGACTAAGAACACATCTGGCAGCAGAGCTTATTCCCCGTTACTTTTGTTTAAAATACTTTTAGTACAGTCGTGGGAAAAGCTGAGTGACCCTCAGGCTGAATTTGCCTTAAAGGATCGGTTGTCAGTAATAAGATTTGTAGGAGTAAGTGTATCCGGAGAAGTTCCGGATCACAGTACCATCAGCAGGTTTCGGAGCAGATTACTTGAATTGGAGATATTTGACGAGTTATTTTCAGAGATAAACAGGCAGTTATCGGAATTAAATTTAATAGTGAAAAGCAGGAAGGAAGCGATAATAGATGCGACATTGGTAGAGTCCTCGTGCCGTCCCCGTAAAGTAGTAAATGATATTGCAGAAGATCGGCATGAAGGAGATGATGACAATGATAGTTCCTGTGGTGGTTCCGGAGGGAATAATGAAAGCAACATAAGTTATTCGAAGGACACTGATGCGAGTTGGTTAAAGAAGGGTAATAGAGCGTATTATGGCTACAAACAATTTTTCTGTGTAAATTCGGACGGTTATATATTGGGAGAAATGGTAAAGAGTGCCAGAGAGAGTGAGGTGCGGAATTTGGCACCTTTATTACAAAAGCTTAATTTGCCTAAGGGAACGGCAATATATGCAGATAAAGGCTACAGCAGTGAATCTAACCGCAAAGACATATCAGGAACCTATGCAGATATGATAATGTATAAGGCAGCGCGGAATAAGCCACTTACAGGATTTCAGAAATTTCATAACAAGGCAGTAAGCAAGGTTCGTTATGTCGTTGAGCAGGCAATTGGATTGATTAAGCTTCATTTTGGTTATACTCGTAGCCGATTTATAGGTATTGATAAGGTTAGGCTGGAATTGTCTATACATTGTATGGCATATAATCTGAGAAAGGGTGCTTTAAGAATGATTTGA